The genomic stretch ACCAGAGACTAACGAACTTATTATCAGAGGTTTAAAGCTCTCAGattctgtactttattactGTTCTTTtagaaacataacacagacatAATACAGAGTCAGTGACAGGCTGTACAAAAACTATACAAAATGTCATAGACACATGCAAGAGGTTtctaaaaaaacacatcaactttTTATCAGTTAACCacagacctaaaaaaaaaaaaaaaacatatgcagCTGGAAGAAATGCagcacatataaaaataaagagggttcaaacatgaatgaataagaGAACAGCAGCAGTGCTATGGATAATATCaaacagatacaggtcaagtgcttcagttattgttttttattcaagcataaaagtaaaaaggaatgcaatttgggataaaaaaaacaaatgaatgaaataaataaataaataaataaataaataaataatcaaaaataggtagataaataaagtttaaactaTATAAGatctataaaatatgaaaatatcaaaatatgtgAGAAAAGTGtatatacataaagtgtatATGCATAAAGTGCAGCCCCTTCTTTCACAGAAGTTGGAAGGAGAACAGCACAATTGTGTAACAGTTGCAAATATTAAATTtgtcaatataatatataacaatgtGTATATTTCATGTCTAAAGAGCCCAACCtattattattctgttcatattgtaatcatactgtaaatactgtacatcttgtacttgctgcttattgcacttctggttagatgcaaaactgcattttgttgacTTGTACTTGCACATGTATAATGACAGTAAAGTTGAATATAATCTTATCTAATCTAAAATTAAATTGGCAGGTCCAAATTAAAGGAGATGGCATCACAGAATCCAGACCTTGCACTATTTGTAGATGGATCAGCCATCAGAAACCAGAAAAAAAGTCAGTAGTTATGTAAGACATGGTCACAGAATATGAAATAGTGAAAGTTGAATCACTAGCAGGACACCTCTCTGCAACAGCAGAGTTAATTGCTCTAACAGAAGCATGTAAATTACAAGGCAAAAGTCTTACAATTTATACTGATAGCATATATGCTTCCAGAGTAGCACATGATTTTGGCACATTGTGGAAACATGGTTTTCCTTTTTAGGTAAATACAATTCAGACACAATGGCCTGATTTCTGTTTTCCTGCATGAAGTCATAACAAAATCTAGTGCAATTTGTAAATGTGCAGCACATACATGGAAAATGACTATTTCACAAGGTGATGCCAAAACTGATGCAGCAGCAAAGGCAGCTGAACAAAAATCCTCAATTTATAAGAAACGGGGTGCATTTTGATAATATGTACTCCCACAGATGACCTAAGGCATGttgcacagcaaaaaaaaaaaaagagcagcatGGAGAAAAGCAGGATGTGTGGTAAGAAATGGGGTTTTGGTAATGGATGTGTGGTAAGAAGTGGGGGTTTGGTACAGCCCCAATGACAAACCATACTTGCCAAATAAATTGCTTCTTTACTATAATAAATTGATGCATGTAAGACCATGCACCTAAAGGATAAACTCAGCATAAAACTGTCATCCATATATAAACCTGTGCCTatcattgaaacacaaggaacaggtgtgttaATAGATTAATGGAAGGGCGGTGCAACACACATGATacacaaaagcaaaaacaaaatcacacgGCACACAACAAAAGCTGCCAGAATGTTTCAGAACAGTCCAAGCCATTCCTGGGAAATAAATTGTGAACCTTATAACACTCCCAACATGCCTACCAGTGTGCTATTTTCTCAAAACTTTCGCaatgtgtgttaaatatttatttgcctGCTAAAACTGTGCAAAttgagttgttttttgtttttttctattataattattattagaatgCACAATGCAATTAAAGACAAACAAGTGTGTGAACTGGAAagtttattttgatgtttttgcatacagtgatttttttattattattattattattaaagatttaTTACATCTCACAGTAGACAATgatgttcatttaaaattttaatactCCTCTCCCTCTTCTTCTCCCTCACCTTCAATGGAGTCAACACCAACTTCTTCATAATCCTTCTCCAGGGCCGCAGTGTCCTCTCTGGCCTCAGAGAACTCACCCTCCTCCATACCTTCACCCACATACCAGTGCACGAAGGCACGCTTGGCGTACATCAGATCAAACTTGTGATCGAGACGGGCCCAGGCCTCTGCAATGGCTGTGGTGTTGCTCAGCATGCAGACGGCCCTCTGCACCTTGGCCAGGTCTCCACCTGGAACCACGGTGGGGGGCTGGTAGTTGATGCCCACCTTGAACCCAGTGGGACACCAATCCACAAACTGGATGCTGCGCTTTGTCTTTATGTTGCCGATAGCAGCATTCACATCTTTGGGCACCACATCGCCACGGTAAAGCAGGCAGCAGGCCATGTACTTGCCATGACGTGGGTCACATTTTACCATCTGATTGGCAGGCTCAAAGCAGGCGTTTGTGATTTCGGCCACAGAGAGCTGCTCGTGGTAAGCCTTCTCTGCAGAGATTACTGGAGCATAGGTGGCCAGTGGGAAATGAATACGGGGGTAGGGCACCAAGTTGGTCTGGAATTCAGTAAGATCGACATTGAGGGCACCATCGAAACGGAGAGAGGCAGTGATTGAGGACACAATCTGGCTAATAAGCCTATTGAGATTGGTGTAAGTAGGACGCTCAATATCTAGGTTCCTACGGCAAATGTCATAGATGGCTTCATTGTCTACCATAAAGGCACAGTCGGAGTGCTCtagggtggtgtgtgttgtcaggATGGAGTTGTAGGGCTCCACCACAGCTGTAGACACCTGGGGAGCTGGGTAGATGGAGAACTCCAGCTTAGACTTCTTACCGTAGTCAACAGACAGACGTTCCAACAGCAAGGAGGTGAAACCAGAACCGGTTCCTCCACCAAAGCTGTGGAAAACCAGGAAACCCTGGAGCCCTGTACACTGATCAGCCTGGAGAGATGATTAAAAAGCTGGTCAGATTGATTTCTCAAAAGATTATCGATAATTTTACAACATAATTGCCCAAAAGGTGCTCACCAGTTTTCGGCACCTGTCCAGTACCAGGTCAATCAGCTCCTTGCCAATGGTGTAGTGACCACGAGCATAGTTGTTAGCAGCATCCTCCTTTCCTGTGATGAGCTGCTCAGGGTGAAACAGCTGGCGGTAAATTCCAGTACGCACCTCatctaaaggaaaaaagaaatcaaatataGATCAATTACATTAACAGCCAGAGCACTGGTAACAAAGTCATGTGTCATAAGATCTTAATCTTACCTATAACagtaggctccagatccacaaacACAGCCCTGGGGACGTGTTTTCCAGCTCCAGTCTCACTAAAGAAAGTGTTGAAGGAATCGTCTCCACCTCCAATGGTTTTGTCGCTGGGCATCTGTCCGTCCGGCTGGATGCCGTGTTCAAGACAGTAGAGTTCCCAGCAGGCATTACCAATCTGGACACCAGCCTGACCCACATGGATAGAGATGCACTCACGCTGTGGCAACAAAAAGGACAGATGCAAGACATTTTATTCTTGTTGTATGCCATATTTGTTGTGCTGTTGAACACATTATTTAACTTCAGATATGAAAATCAGATAACTTTCTATCTCCACATTGaacatatataatgtgtgtgtgtgtgtgtgtgtgtgtgtgtgtgtgtgtgtgtgtgtgtgtgtgtgtgtgtgtgtgtgtgtgagagagagtgtgtgtgtgtgagagtgtgtgtgagagagtgtgtatgagagagtgtgtgtgcatgttcatgTGTATATAGCATAACTGGCCTCTCTCCGAAAAGAAAACTAGAGGCAGAGCACAACTAATAATTGTTAGTAACCTCACTAAGTGAGTAACTGTTAAAACAGAGCACACTAAATTTCTtctgaacagaataaaaaaaaaaagccacgtTGGAAGCATTTTACACTTAAACAAATTCCTTATTTTCACAAGAATCCTTGGCAATAAATctccttctgattctgattctaaatgtCTGTTTATCTCATACAAGGAAATAATTAAGTGTGAAACCTTAATTCtttattaagaataaatatattatcaaacagtttaaaatgttagTACAAAGTTGATTGAAACATTATATTGCATGCATTAAGGTTAAATAAAGTTCCACGATTCTACAAACGTCATTCATAAAGTATGAATAAAGTGATCGGTAGCTAACAATTTGTATGGTAGACAAATAATAAGACAGATAATACTTACCATTTTAAAGATGGTGGCTTTAATGTGTATCTAAATACAAGCTTCTGTAAAAAAGTT from Tachysurus fulvidraco isolate hzauxx_2018 chromosome 2, HZAU_PFXX_2.0, whole genome shotgun sequence encodes the following:
- the LOC113651096 gene encoding tubulin alpha-1B chain-like, encoding MRECISIHVGQAGVQIGNACWELYCLEHGIQPDGQMPSDKTIGGGDDSFNTFFSETGAGKHVPRAVFVDLEPTVIDEVRTGIYRQLFHPEQLITGKEDAANNYARGHYTIGKELIDLVLDRCRKLADQCTGLQGFLVFHSFGGGTGSGFTSLLLERLSVDYGKKSKLEFSIYPAPQVSTAVVEPYNSILTTHTTLEHSDCAFMVDNEAIYDICRRNLDIERPTYTNLNRLISQIVSSITASLRFDGALNVDLTEFQTNLVPYPRIHFPLATYAPVISAEKAYHEQLSVAEITNACFEPANQMVKCDPRHGKYMACCLLYRGDVVPKDVNAAIGNIKTKRSIQFVDWCPTGFKVGINYQPPTVVPGGDLAKVQRAVCMLSNTTAIAEAWARLDHKFDLMYAKRAFVHWYVGEGMEEGEFSEAREDTAALEKDYEEVGVDSIEGEGEEEGEEY